One Molothrus ater isolate BHLD 08-10-18 breed brown headed cowbird chromosome 14, BPBGC_Mater_1.1, whole genome shotgun sequence DNA segment encodes these proteins:
- the GDPD2 gene encoding glycerophosphoinositol inositolphosphodiesterase GDPD2 isoform X2 has translation MADPPGCCSTCATCLLCPYSCQWITAKKEKRKGLRTTKYDCSWFLFLFCVFLFTLVWLYFAIIILNDFHNFNEFIFRQKKLWLDWSLVLLIATAVLISYSSVLLVLALCLQLCGQPLKLHWVHKVLLVLTVLVVAAAFTGLGIKWAEEWKSAWISLQATGPFLHIGAVGGMTLLAWPLASFIYRTRSTGLRVLVLLLYCAAMIALYLAPLGITSPCIMEENQLPPKPALVGHRGAPMLAPENTLMSLHKAVDCDVQVFETDVMVSADGVPFLMHDEELTRTTNVQTVFPERAALNSTAFNWTDLQQLDAGSWFLERRPFPTVQSLSPGDRQEAAEQRIPSLEQALEAAKHSNISIMFDLRPENHSDYQNFVNVTLGVILQSGIPLQQVLWLPDGFREDVKQQAPGVQHVYGRKRVENEKEPVLHVNLPYQDMSSEEIRQYRQDNISVNLYVVNQPWLFSVLWCSGVSSVTTNACQVLKEMEHPIWLLPSSTYFMIWIVVDCVSFLIIIWAFVLMKKCSRRRRPAESETDVLLTKINSLMQE, from the exons ATGGCAGACCCCCCTGGATGCTGCtccacctgtgccacctgcctgctctgcccctaCAGCTGCCAGTGGATCACTgccaagaaggagaagaggaagggcCTGAGAACCACCAAG TATGACTGCAGCTggttccttttcctcttctgcgTCTTCCTCTTCACCCTGGTGTGGCTCTACTTCGCTATCATCATCCTCAATGATTTCCACAACTTCAATGA ATTCATCTTCAGGCAGAAGAAGCTGTGGCTAGACTggtccctggtgctgctcatAGCTACGGCCGTGCTGATCAGCTACTCATCTGTACTGCTG GTCCTCGCTCTGTGCTTGCAGCTCTGTGGCCAGCCCTTGAAGCTACACTGGGTGCACAAG GTCCTGCTGGTCCTGACTGTCCTGGTGGTGGCTGCAGCCTTCACAGGCCTGGGAATAAAGTGGGCGGAGGAGTGGAAAAGTGCATGGATCTCCCTGCAG GCAACAGGTCCCTTCCTGCACATTGGAGCTGTGGGGGGAATGACACTCCTTGCCTGGCCCCTGGCCAGCTTCATCTACCGCACCCGCAGCACAG gtcTCAGGGTGTTAGTGCTGCTTCTGTACTGTGCAGCAATGATTGCACTCTACCTGGCTCCCTTGGGAATCACCTCCCCTTGCATCATGGAGGAGAACCAGCTGCCCCCCAAGCCAGCCCTAGTTGGCCATCGAGGAGCACCCATG CTGGCCCCTGAGAACACCCTCATGTCACTGCACAAGGCTGTGGACTGTGATGTGCAAGTCTTTGAGACAGACGTCATGGTGAG TGCTGACGGGGTCCCATTCCTCATGCATGACGAGGAACTCACCAGGACCACCAACGTGCAGACTGTGTTCCCTGAGAGGGCTGCCCTGAACAGCACTGCCTTCAACTGGACAGacctccagcagctggatgcTGGCAGCTGGTTTCTAGAG CGGAGGCCATTTCCCACGGTGCAGAGCCTTTCTCCTGGTGATCGGCAGGAGGCAGCTGAACAGAGGATCCCGTCCCTGGAACAGGCTCTAGAGGCAGCCAAGCACAGCAACATCTCCATCATGTTTGACCTTCGGCCTGAGAACCACAGTGACTACCAGAACTTTGTCAATGTCACCCTGGGAGTGATATTACAGTCAGGCATCCCGCTGCAGCAG GTCCTCTGGCTTCCAGATGGGTTCAGGGAAGATGTCAAACAGCAGGCCCCAGGTGTCCAGCACGTCTATGGCCGAAAGAGGGTCGAGAATGAGAAGGAGCCAGTGCTGCACGTCAATCTGCCCTACCAGGACATGAGCTCTGAGGAGATCAG GCAGTACCGCCAGGACAACATCTCTGTCAACTTGTACGTGGTGAACCAGCCCTGGCTCTTCTCCGTGCTGTGGTGCTCAGGGGTGAGCTCTGTCACCACCAACGCCTGCCAGGTGCTGAAGGAGATGGAACACCCCATCTGGCTGCTG cccagcagcacatACTTCATGATCTGGATCGTTGTAGACTGTGTTTCCTTCCTTATCATCATCTGGGCCTTCGTCCTGATGAA GAAATGTTCCCGCAGGAGACGGCCAGCGG AGTCTGAGACGGATGTGCTACTCACAAAGATCAACAGCTTGATGCAAGAGTGA
- the GDPD2 gene encoding glycerophosphoinositol inositolphosphodiesterase GDPD2 isoform X1, translating into MADPPGCCSTCATCLLCPYSCQWITAKKEKRKGLRTTKYDCSWFLFLFCVFLFTLVWLYFAIIILNDFHNFNEFIFRQKKLWLDWSLVLLIATAVLISYSSVLLVLALCLQLCGQPLKLHWVHKVLLVLTVLVVAAAFTGLGIKWAEEWKSAWISLQATGPFLHIGAVGGMTLLAWPLASFIYRTRSTGLRVLVLLLYCAAMIALYLAPLGITSPCIMEENQLPPKPALVGHRGAPMLAPENTLMSLHKAVDCDVQVFETDVMVSADGVPFLMHDEELTRTTNVQTVFPERAALNSTAFNWTDLQQLDAGSWFLERRPFPTVQSLSPGDRQEAAEQRIPSLEQALEAAKHSNISIMFDLRPENHSDYQNFVNVTLGVILQSGIPLQQVLWLPDGFREDVKQQAPGVQHVYGRKRVENEKEPVLHVNLPYQDMSSEEIRQYRQDNISVNLYVVNQPWLFSVLWCSGVSSVTTNACQVLKEMEHPIWLLPSSTYFMIWIVVDCVSFLIIIWAFVLMKKCSRRRRPAGECTRSGSFPPLEPGSASGTLPDKQAAFPSQT; encoded by the exons ATGGCAGACCCCCCTGGATGCTGCtccacctgtgccacctgcctgctctgcccctaCAGCTGCCAGTGGATCACTgccaagaaggagaagaggaagggcCTGAGAACCACCAAG TATGACTGCAGCTggttccttttcctcttctgcgTCTTCCTCTTCACCCTGGTGTGGCTCTACTTCGCTATCATCATCCTCAATGATTTCCACAACTTCAATGA ATTCATCTTCAGGCAGAAGAAGCTGTGGCTAGACTggtccctggtgctgctcatAGCTACGGCCGTGCTGATCAGCTACTCATCTGTACTGCTG GTCCTCGCTCTGTGCTTGCAGCTCTGTGGCCAGCCCTTGAAGCTACACTGGGTGCACAAG GTCCTGCTGGTCCTGACTGTCCTGGTGGTGGCTGCAGCCTTCACAGGCCTGGGAATAAAGTGGGCGGAGGAGTGGAAAAGTGCATGGATCTCCCTGCAG GCAACAGGTCCCTTCCTGCACATTGGAGCTGTGGGGGGAATGACACTCCTTGCCTGGCCCCTGGCCAGCTTCATCTACCGCACCCGCAGCACAG gtcTCAGGGTGTTAGTGCTGCTTCTGTACTGTGCAGCAATGATTGCACTCTACCTGGCTCCCTTGGGAATCACCTCCCCTTGCATCATGGAGGAGAACCAGCTGCCCCCCAAGCCAGCCCTAGTTGGCCATCGAGGAGCACCCATG CTGGCCCCTGAGAACACCCTCATGTCACTGCACAAGGCTGTGGACTGTGATGTGCAAGTCTTTGAGACAGACGTCATGGTGAG TGCTGACGGGGTCCCATTCCTCATGCATGACGAGGAACTCACCAGGACCACCAACGTGCAGACTGTGTTCCCTGAGAGGGCTGCCCTGAACAGCACTGCCTTCAACTGGACAGacctccagcagctggatgcTGGCAGCTGGTTTCTAGAG CGGAGGCCATTTCCCACGGTGCAGAGCCTTTCTCCTGGTGATCGGCAGGAGGCAGCTGAACAGAGGATCCCGTCCCTGGAACAGGCTCTAGAGGCAGCCAAGCACAGCAACATCTCCATCATGTTTGACCTTCGGCCTGAGAACCACAGTGACTACCAGAACTTTGTCAATGTCACCCTGGGAGTGATATTACAGTCAGGCATCCCGCTGCAGCAG GTCCTCTGGCTTCCAGATGGGTTCAGGGAAGATGTCAAACAGCAGGCCCCAGGTGTCCAGCACGTCTATGGCCGAAAGAGGGTCGAGAATGAGAAGGAGCCAGTGCTGCACGTCAATCTGCCCTACCAGGACATGAGCTCTGAGGAGATCAG GCAGTACCGCCAGGACAACATCTCTGTCAACTTGTACGTGGTGAACCAGCCCTGGCTCTTCTCCGTGCTGTGGTGCTCAGGGGTGAGCTCTGTCACCACCAACGCCTGCCAGGTGCTGAAGGAGATGGAACACCCCATCTGGCTGCTG cccagcagcacatACTTCATGATCTGGATCGTTGTAGACTGTGTTTCCTTCCTTATCATCATCTGGGCCTTCGTCCTGATGAA GAAATGTTCCCGCAGGAGACGGCCAGCGGGTGAGTGCACACGGAGCGGGAGCTTCCCTCCCttggagccaggctctgcctctgggaCTCTCCCTGACAAGCAGGCAGCTTTCCCCAGCCAAACGTGA